A region of Periplaneta americana isolate PAMFEO1 chromosome 16, P.americana_PAMFEO1_priV1, whole genome shotgun sequence DNA encodes the following proteins:
- the LOC138691817 gene encoding uncharacterized protein isoform X7: MMDGIKMEPVVDLLGSEPHNTCEIKENTTLSEEGDLSHRQVAGIKTECVDRSYDLTSEVKVEDTPEPVSLLMMKCEVEDTPQPVTYPMVKSEVESTPVPITFPMVKSEVDQCQ; encoded by the exons ATGATGGATGGGATCAAGATGGAACCTGTGGTTGACCTATTGGGTTCAGAACCACATAACACATGTGAAATAAAAGAGAATACGACTTTATCGGAG GAAGGGGATTTATCGCATCGGCAAGTGGCAGGCATCAAAACAGAATGTGTGGACCGCAGTTATGATCTCACATCTGAGGTAAAAGTTGAAGACACTCCAGAGCCTGTTAGCCTTCTTATGATGAAATGTGAAGTTGAAGACACTCCACAGCCAGTTACCTATCCTATGGTGAAGTCTGAAGTTGAAAGTACTCCTGTGCCCATTACCTTTCCAATGGTGAAgtctgaagttgat